The genomic window TTAACCGAACATTTGAAACGACAGCTTGTGCTACGATATGTAACACTAATTTTCCTCCGTTTTTGAGGTTACCGATGGTCCATACTCCTGTTTTAGAGTTATACTGAATGTTCTTGTCTTTGGATATGTATTTGAATCCTTTAGGCATTTTAAGAGTTACAGTAACGTTTTTAGCGTTCATTGG from Methanobacterium veterum includes these protein-coding regions:
- a CDS encoding DUF11 domain-containing protein, giving the protein PMNAKNVTVTLKMPKGFKYISKDKNIQYNSKTGVWTIGNLKNGGKLVLHIVAQAVVSNVRLTSTASIKGTAIMK